A single Lolium perenne isolate Kyuss_39 chromosome 6, Kyuss_2.0, whole genome shotgun sequence DNA region contains:
- the LOC139832535 gene encoding uncharacterized protein, producing the protein MAADWSSLPSELLGLVADALLATGDVDFHVSLRAVCHHWRDATADPRGPDPRFLPRRWVMLGWPAASERDFRRLFLNVDTGRFVWKDMPVLRDHACVATDNDGLLLLQGPTDYNNFSALNPFTGAWIRYIWRFHHQELAVSVDLNYKFLSSLGFLAKPALDSFASVVCCQGRVYAMDRKGTVVVLADRCRITTIVTGDWQEDWRPAFLVDNAGELLVVRAPTFRDIVQVFRVDLENKAVHMINSIGNRAIFLGTRSLSVDASNLPAIEANCIYYIGGAGSYELHVYRLEPCGHEEPSERIDIVLPAPIAGWYRQHQVCPLSLSHVIMGYATYGSLTRVGLVI; encoded by the exons ATGGCGGCGGACTGGTCATCGCTCCCCTCGGAGCTCCTCGGTCTCGTCGCGGACGCCTTGCTCGCCACCGGCGATGTCGACTTCCATGTGAGCCTCCGCGCCGTGTGCCACCACTGGCGCGACGCCACCGCCGATCCGCGGGGCCCGGACCCCCGCTTCCTCCCTCGCCGATGGGTCATGCTCGGGTGGCCTGCAGCGAGCGAGCGGGACTTCCGCCGCCTCTTCCTCAACGTCGACACTGGCCGCTTTGTGTGGAAGGACATGCCCGTGCTCCGAGACCACGCCTGCGTGGCCACGGACAacgacggcctcctcctcctgcagGGACCGACCGACTATAACAACTTCTCCGCCTTAAACCCCTTCACGGGCGCCTGGATCCGCTATATCTGGC GCTTCCACCATCAGGAACTAGCAGTCTCAGTCGACCTGAATTACAAATTCCTATCCTCTCTGGGCTTCCTGGCCAAACCAGCCCTGGACTCGTTCGCCTCCGTGGTATGCTGCCAAGGCCGCGTGTACGCCATGGACAGGAAGGGAACGGTCGTGGTGCTCGCAGACCGCTGCAGGATCACGACCATCGTCACCGGCGACTGGCAGGAGGACTGGCGCCCCGCGTTTCTAGTGGACAACGCCGGCGAGCTGCTCGTTGTGCGCGCTCCGACGTTCCGGGACATCGTGCAAGTCTTTAGGGTCGATCTGGAGAACAAGGCGGTACACATGATCAACAGTATTGGAAACCGTGCTATCTTCCTTGGCACCCGGTCTCTGTCAGTGGACGCTAGCAATCTTCCTGCCATTGAAGCCAACTGTATCTACTACATCGGCGGTGCCGGTTCGTACGAACTTCACGTGTACCGTCTTGAGCCCTGTGGCCATGAGGAACCCTCCGAGCGCATTGACATCGTGCTTCCTGCACCGATAGCGGGATGGTACCGTCAACACCAAGTCTGCCCCTTGAGCCTCTCACATGTTATCATGGGCTATGCAACCTATGGCAGCCTAACAAGAGTAGGACTGGTAATCTAG